The following are encoded together in the Pseudomonas xantholysinigenes genome:
- the selO gene encoding protein adenylyltransferase SelO, with protein sequence MKSLDQLTFDNRFARLGDTFSTQVLPEPIADPRLVVASTSAMALLDLDPTEAEQPVFAELFSGHKLWEEADPRAMVYSGHQFGSYNPRLGDGRGLLLGEVRNDAGEHWDLHLKGAGQTPYSRMGDGRAVLRSSIREFLASEALHALGIPSSRALCVIGSSTPVWRETRESAAMLLRLAQSHVRFGHFEYFYYTKQPEQQRLLIDHVLEQHYPECHDAEQPYLAMFRSIVERNAELIARWQAYGFCHGVMNTDNMSILGITFDFGPYAFLDDFDANFICNHSDDRGRYSYANQVPIAHWNLSALAQALTTVIEVEALKEALGLFLPLYQAHYLDLMRRRLGLTTAEDDDMALVERLLQRMQSGGVDYTLFFRRLGEQPVGEALEVVRNDFVDLAGFDAWGADYLARCQREPGNAEGRRARMHAVNPLYVLRNYLAQKAIEAAEAGDYSEVRRLHQVLEKPFEEQPGMQAYAERPPEWGKHLEISCSS encoded by the coding sequence GTGAAATCCCTCGACCAACTCACCTTCGACAACCGCTTCGCCCGCCTGGGCGACACTTTCTCCACCCAAGTGCTGCCCGAGCCGATCGCCGACCCGCGCCTGGTGGTGGCCAGCACCTCGGCCATGGCCCTGCTCGACCTCGACCCAACCGAGGCCGAGCAACCGGTGTTCGCCGAACTGTTCAGCGGCCACAAGCTCTGGGAAGAGGCCGACCCGCGGGCGATGGTCTACTCCGGGCACCAGTTCGGCTCCTACAACCCACGCCTGGGCGATGGCCGTGGCCTGCTGCTGGGCGAAGTGCGCAACGATGCTGGCGAGCACTGGGACCTGCACCTCAAGGGCGCCGGCCAGACGCCCTATTCGCGCATGGGCGATGGCCGCGCCGTGCTGCGCTCGTCGATCCGCGAATTCCTCGCCTCCGAGGCCCTGCATGCCCTGGGTATCCCCAGCAGCCGCGCGCTGTGCGTGATCGGATCGAGCACCCCGGTCTGGCGTGAAACCCGCGAAAGCGCGGCGATGCTGCTGCGCCTGGCCCAGAGCCATGTGCGCTTCGGCCACTTCGAATATTTCTATTACACCAAACAGCCGGAACAACAGCGCCTGCTGATCGACCATGTGCTGGAGCAGCACTACCCCGAGTGCCACGATGCCGAGCAACCCTATCTGGCCATGTTCCGCAGCATCGTCGAGCGCAACGCCGAGCTGATCGCCCGCTGGCAGGCCTATGGCTTCTGCCACGGGGTGATGAACACCGACAACATGTCGATCCTGGGCATCACCTTCGACTTCGGCCCCTATGCCTTCCTCGACGACTTCGACGCCAACTTCATCTGCAACCATTCCGATGACCGTGGCCGCTACAGCTACGCCAACCAGGTGCCCATCGCCCACTGGAACCTCAGCGCGCTGGCCCAGGCGCTGACCACGGTGATCGAGGTCGAAGCGCTGAAGGAGGCACTGGGGCTGTTCCTGCCGCTGTACCAGGCGCACTACCTGGACCTGATGCGCCGACGCCTGGGCCTGACCACCGCCGAGGATGACGACATGGCGCTGGTCGAGCGCCTGTTGCAGCGCATGCAGAGCGGTGGCGTGGACTACACCCTGTTCTTCCGTCGCCTGGGCGAGCAGCCGGTGGGCGAAGCACTGGAGGTGGTGCGCAATGACTTCGTCGACCTGGCCGGATTCGATGCCTGGGGCGCTGACTACCTGGCACGCTGCCAGCGCGAGCCTGGCAATGCCGAAGGCCGGCGTGCGCGGATGCATGCGGTGAACCCGCTGTACGTGCTGCGCAACTACCTGGCGCAGAAAGCCATCGAGGCCGCCGAGGCGGGCGACTACAGTGAAGTGCGGCGGCTGCATCAGGTGCTGGAAAAGCCGTTCGAGGAACAACCCGGGATGCAAGCCTATGCCGAACGGCCACCGGAGTGGGGCAAGCACCTGGAAATCAGTTGTTCGTCATGA
- the trxC gene encoding thioredoxin TrxC: protein MSSPLVIPCPHCNGLNRLPAERLGDSPKCGRCKQDVLLAQPFELNESSYAAQIKGDLPLLLDVWADWCGPCKSFAPVFEQAARQLAGRCRLAKLDSEANRNLAGQLGIRSIPSLILFRNGREVARQAGAFPLQSLLEWLRGHGV, encoded by the coding sequence ATGTCCTCCCCCCTGGTAATCCCCTGCCCCCACTGCAACGGCCTCAACCGCCTGCCCGCCGAGCGCCTGGGCGACAGCCCCAAATGCGGCCGCTGCAAACAGGACGTGCTGCTCGCGCAGCCCTTCGAACTGAACGAAAGCAGCTACGCCGCCCAGATCAAGGGCGACCTGCCGCTGCTGCTGGATGTCTGGGCCGACTGGTGCGGCCCGTGCAAGAGTTTCGCCCCAGTGTTCGAGCAGGCCGCGCGGCAGCTCGCTGGCCGCTGCCGCCTGGCCAAGCTCGACAGCGAGGCCAATCGCAACCTGGCCGGGCAACTGGGCATTCGCTCGATCCCCAGCCTGATCCTGTTCAGGAACGGTCGCGAAGTGGCGCGCCAAGCCGGCGCGTTTCCGCTGCAGTCGTTGTTGGAATGGTTGCGCGGACACGGGGTTTGA
- a CDS encoding ParA family protein, producing MRRVVFNQKGGVGKSSIACNLAAVSANEGYRTLLIDLDAQANSTQYLTGLTGDDIPMGIADFFKQSLSSGPFAKKNQVDIYETPFDNLHVVTATAELADLQPKLEAKHKINKLRKLLDELDEDYERIYIDTPPALNFYAVSALIAADRVLIPFDCDSFSRQALYGLLAEIDELKEDHNDDLMVEGIVVNQFQSRASLPQQMLDELLAEGLPVLPVYLGSSVKMRESHHASLPLIHLEPRHKLTQQFVELHDLLERSA from the coding sequence ATGCGGCGCGTGGTGTTCAATCAGAAAGGCGGTGTGGGCAAGTCGAGCATCGCTTGCAACCTGGCGGCGGTCAGCGCCAACGAGGGCTACCGGACCCTGCTGATCGACCTGGATGCCCAGGCCAACTCCACCCAGTACCTGACCGGGTTGACCGGCGACGATATCCCCATGGGCATCGCCGATTTCTTCAAGCAGTCGTTGTCCAGCGGGCCGTTCGCCAAGAAGAACCAGGTCGATATCTACGAAACGCCCTTCGACAACCTGCATGTGGTCACCGCCACCGCCGAGCTGGCCGACCTGCAGCCCAAGCTCGAGGCCAAGCACAAGATCAACAAGCTGCGCAAACTGCTCGACGAGTTGGACGAGGATTACGAGCGGATCTACATCGATACCCCGCCAGCCTTGAACTTTTATGCGGTTTCCGCGCTGATCGCCGCCGATCGCGTGCTGATCCCTTTCGACTGTGACAGTTTCTCGCGCCAGGCCCTGTATGGCCTGCTGGCCGAGATCGATGAACTCAAGGAAGACCACAACGATGACCTGATGGTCGAGGGCATCGTGGTCAACCAGTTCCAGTCCCGCGCCAGCCTGCCCCAGCAGATGCTCGACGAGTTGCTGGCCGAAGGCCTGCCGGTGCTGCCGGTGTACCTGGGCAGCTCGGTGAAGATGCGTGAATCGCACCATGCCAGCCTGCCGCTGATCCACCTGGAGCCCCGGCACAAGCTGACCCAACAGTTTGTCGAGTTGCATGATCTGCTGGAGCGCAGCGCCTGA
- a CDS encoding LysR family transcriptional regulator codes for MELRHLRYFVAVAEELHFGRAAQQLGISQPPLSQQIQALEQELGARLFERTNRRVALSEAGRLFLEEARQVLAQVEKAADVARRAQLGELGEMKVGFTSSAPFTSRIPQAIHAFRQRFPSVHLNLKEMSSREVVEAVFDESIEVGLMRPMPLPDGIVCTELFREPLVAVLNASHPLVAGSERGLYMQALAQEPFVFFPRSYGSGLHAQLLSLARKAGFTPHFAQEAGEAMTIIGLVSAGLGVSVLPASFQRMRIEGVVYRTLLDEEAMTAVWLVRRALAGSAMANAFVALLAGLEQPEGAG; via the coding sequence ATGGAGCTGCGTCACCTGCGTTACTTCGTTGCTGTGGCCGAAGAGCTGCATTTTGGCCGGGCCGCCCAGCAACTGGGGATTTCCCAACCGCCGCTAAGCCAGCAGATCCAGGCCCTGGAGCAGGAGCTTGGCGCGCGCCTGTTCGAGCGCACCAACCGTCGGGTGGCGCTCAGCGAAGCCGGCCGGTTGTTCCTGGAGGAAGCCCGGCAGGTGCTGGCGCAGGTGGAAAAGGCCGCCGATGTGGCCCGGCGTGCACAGTTGGGCGAGCTGGGCGAAATGAAGGTCGGCTTCACCTCGTCGGCTCCCTTCACGTCGCGCATTCCCCAGGCGATCCATGCGTTTCGCCAACGTTTCCCCTCGGTGCACCTGAACCTGAAGGAAATGAGCAGTCGTGAAGTAGTGGAGGCGGTGTTCGACGAATCCATCGAGGTCGGCTTGATGCGCCCGATGCCGTTGCCGGACGGTATCGTTTGCACCGAGCTGTTCCGCGAGCCGCTGGTGGCGGTGCTCAACGCCTCGCATCCCTTGGTGGCCGGCAGCGAGCGCGGGCTGTACATGCAGGCGTTGGCCCAGGAGCCGTTCGTGTTCTTCCCGCGCAGCTACGGCAGCGGTTTGCATGCTCAGTTGCTGAGCCTGGCGCGCAAGGCCGGTTTCACCCCGCACTTCGCCCAGGAAGCCGGCGAGGCGATGACTATCATCGGCCTGGTCTCGGCGGGGCTTGGCGTGTCGGTGCTGCCGGCGTCGTTCCAGCGCATGCGCATCGAGGGCGTGGTGTACCGGACCTTATTGGACGAGGAGGCAATGACTGCGGTCTGGCTGGTACGCCGCGCGTTGGCCGGCTCGGCCATGGCCAACGCTTTCGTTGCCCTGCTGGCCGGGCTGGAGCAGCCCGAAGGTGCTGGCTAA
- a CDS encoding MFS transporter, with protein sequence MRSAVLPQPNEPAPVVNDIWIEKGTPAFLRTVLALFSGGFATFALLYCVQPMMPLLSQEFAINAAQSSLVLSVSTAMLAIGLLVTGPLSDRIGRKPVMVFALLCAALSTLASAVMPSWELVLLTRALVGLSLSGLAAVAMTYLSEEIHPQHIGLAMGLYIGGNAIGGMSGRLITGVLIDFVSWHTAMLVIGGLALVAAVVFWKVLPESRNFRSQSLKPRRLLDGFIMHFKDAGLPWLFLEAFLLMGAFVTLFNYIGYRLLAEPYHMNQALVGLLSVVYLSGIYSSAQVGALADKLGRRKVFWASIVVMAGGLLMTLASPLAMIIVGMLVFTFGFFGAHSVASSWIGRRALKAKGQASSLYLFSYYAGSSVAGTAGGVFWHQWGWNGIGLFIGSLLAVALLVALHLSKLPPKTF encoded by the coding sequence GTGAGATCCGCCGTACTCCCCCAGCCCAACGAACCCGCCCCCGTCGTCAACGATATCTGGATCGAGAAAGGCACCCCCGCCTTCCTGCGTACCGTGCTGGCCCTGTTCAGCGGCGGTTTCGCCACCTTTGCCCTGCTGTATTGCGTGCAGCCGATGATGCCGCTGCTGTCGCAGGAGTTCGCCATCAACGCCGCGCAAAGCAGTCTGGTGCTGTCGGTGTCCACCGCCATGCTGGCCATCGGTTTGCTGGTCACCGGCCCCCTTTCCGACCGCATCGGGCGCAAACCGGTGATGGTTTTCGCCTTGCTCTGCGCGGCGTTGTCGACCCTGGCCAGCGCGGTGATGCCGAGCTGGGAGCTGGTGCTGCTCACCCGCGCCTTGGTGGGCCTGTCGCTGAGCGGCCTGGCGGCAGTGGCGATGACCTACCTGAGCGAGGAAATCCACCCGCAGCACATCGGCCTGGCCATGGGGCTGTACATCGGTGGCAATGCCATCGGCGGCATGAGCGGACGGCTGATCACCGGCGTGCTGATCGACTTCGTCAGCTGGCACACGGCAATGCTGGTGATTGGCGGCCTGGCCCTGGTAGCGGCTGTGGTGTTCTGGAAAGTCCTGCCCGAGTCGCGCAACTTCCGCTCGCAGTCGCTGAAACCGCGTCGCCTGCTGGACGGTTTCATCATGCACTTCAAGGACGCCGGGTTACCTTGGTTGTTCCTCGAGGCGTTCCTGCTGATGGGAGCCTTCGTCACCCTGTTCAACTACATCGGCTACCGCCTGCTGGCCGAGCCGTACCATATGAACCAGGCGCTGGTCGGCCTGCTGTCGGTGGTCTACCTGTCGGGGATCTACAGTTCGGCGCAGGTCGGCGCGCTGGCCGACAAGCTGGGGCGGCGCAAAGTGTTCTGGGCCAGCATCGTGGTCATGGCCGGCGGCCTGCTGATGACCCTGGCCAGCCCACTGGCGATGATCATCGTCGGCATGCTGGTGTTCACCTTTGGCTTCTTTGGCGCGCATTCGGTGGCCAGCAGCTGGATCGGGCGACGGGCACTGAAGGCCAAGGGGCAGGCGTCGTCGCTGTACCTGTTCAGCTATTACGCGGGATCGAGCGTCGCCGGGACGGCGGGCGGGGTGTTCTGGCACCAGTGGGGCTGGAACGGCATCGGGCTGTTCATCGGCAGCCTGCTGGCGGTGGCGTTGCTGGTGGCGCTGCACTTGAGCAAATTACCGCCGAAGACTTTCTGA
- a CDS encoding YgiW/YdeI family stress tolerance OB fold protein: MKARYLPLILAPLFSTAALAAGYTGPGAQAVTTVAAAKEAADDTPVVLQGYVTKKINNDDKYEFKDNTGSITVEIDDEDLPPTPFNDKTKVKLTGEVEKHLMSREVDVDIVEIIN, encoded by the coding sequence ATGAAAGCCCGTTACCTGCCCCTGATCCTCGCCCCGCTGTTCAGCACCGCCGCCCTGGCCGCCGGCTACACCGGCCCTGGTGCCCAAGCCGTGACCACGGTCGCCGCCGCCAAGGAGGCCGCCGATGACACCCCGGTGGTACTGCAGGGTTACGTGACCAAGAAGATCAACAACGACGACAAGTACGAGTTCAAGGACAACACCGGCAGCATCACCGTCGAGATCGACGACGAAGACCTGCCGCCGACGCCGTTCAATGACAAGACCAAGGTCAAGCTGACCGGCGAGGTGGAGAAGCACCTGATGAGCCGCGAAGTGGATGTGGATATCGTCGAGATCATCAACTGA
- the hemE gene encoding uroporphyrinogen decarboxylase: MTALKNDRFLRALLKQPVDVTPVWMMRQAGRYLPEYRASRAKAGDFMSLCMNPQFACEVTLQPLDRYPLDAAILFSDILTIPDAMGQGLYFETGEGPRFKKVISTLADIEALPIPDPQKDLGYVMDAVSTIRRELNGRVPLIGFSGSPWTLATYMVEGGSSKDFRKTKAMAYDNPQALHLLLDKLAQSVTSYLNGQILAGAQAVQIFDTWGGNLSAAAYQEFSLAYMRKIVSGLIREHEGRKIPVILFTKNGGLWLESIAEAGADALGLDWTCEIGDARRRVGDKVALQGNMDPTVLYAKPVAIRKEVARILASYGKGTGHVFNLGHGITPEVDPEHAGVFINAVHELSAQYHQ, encoded by the coding sequence ATGACTGCCCTGAAGAACGATCGTTTCCTGCGTGCTCTGCTCAAGCAACCCGTAGACGTCACCCCGGTGTGGATGATGCGCCAGGCCGGCCGCTACCTGCCGGAGTACCGTGCCAGCCGTGCCAAGGCCGGCGACTTCATGAGCCTGTGCATGAACCCGCAGTTCGCCTGCGAGGTCACCCTGCAGCCGCTGGACCGCTACCCGCTGGACGCGGCGATCCTGTTCTCGGACATCCTCACCATTCCCGACGCCATGGGCCAGGGCCTGTACTTTGAAACCGGCGAAGGCCCGCGCTTCAAGAAGGTCATCAGCACCCTGGCCGACATCGAAGCGCTGCCGATACCTGATCCGCAGAAGGACCTGGGCTACGTGATGGACGCAGTCAGCACCATCCGTCGCGAACTCAATGGCCGCGTGCCGTTGATCGGTTTCTCCGGCAGCCCTTGGACCCTGGCTACCTACATGGTCGAGGGCGGTTCGTCCAAGGACTTCCGCAAGACCAAGGCCATGGCCTACGACAACCCCCAGGCCCTGCACCTGCTGCTGGACAAGCTGGCCCAGTCGGTCACCAGCTACCTCAACGGCCAGATCCTGGCCGGCGCCCAGGCGGTGCAGATCTTCGACACCTGGGGCGGCAACCTGTCGGCGGCGGCTTATCAGGAGTTCTCCCTGGCCTACATGCGCAAGATCGTCAGCGGCCTGATCCGCGAGCACGAAGGGCGCAAGATTCCGGTGATCCTGTTCACCAAGAACGGCGGCCTGTGGCTGGAAAGCATCGCCGAGGCCGGTGCCGATGCCCTGGGTCTGGACTGGACCTGCGAGATCGGCGACGCCCGCCGCCGCGTCGGCGACAAGGTTGCGCTGCAGGGCAACATGGACCCGACCGTGCTGTACGCCAAGCCCGTGGCGATCCGCAAGGAAGTGGCGCGCATCCTTGCCAGCTATGGCAAGGGCACTGGCCATGTGTTCAACCTGGGCCATGGCATCACCCCCGAGGTCGATCCGGAGCACGCTGGCGTGTTCATCAACGCCGTGCACGAGTTGTCGGCGCAGTACCACCAGTAA
- a CDS encoding FAD-dependent oxidoreductase — protein sequence MAERLSNDFQFIEVGRKDPKKKLLRQRKKEFVEIYEPFKPQQSVEQAHRCLGCGNPYCEWKCPVHNFIPNWLKLVSEGNILAAAELSHQTNTLPEVCGRVCPQDRLCEGACTLNDGFGAVTIGSVEKYITDTAFAMGWRPDMSKVKPTGKRVAIIGAGPAGLGCADVLVRAGVTPVVFDKNPEIGGLLTFGIPEFKLEKTVLSNRREVFTGMGIEFRLNTEVGKDISMEQLLAEYDAVFMGMGTYTYMKGGFPGEDLPGVHDALDFLIANVNRNLGFEKSPEDFVDMQGKKVVVLGGGDTAMDCNRTSIRQGAKSVTCAYRRDEANMPGSRKEVKNAKEEGVKFLYNRQPIAIVGEDKVEGVKVVETRLGEPDARGRRSPEPIPGSEEILPADAVVIAFGFRPSPASWFEQHDIQLDSQGRVVAPEKGKFKHQTSNPKVFAGGDMVRGSDLVVTAIFEGRTAAEGILDYLEV from the coding sequence ATGGCTGAACGTCTGAGCAACGACTTCCAGTTCATCGAAGTGGGCCGCAAGGACCCGAAGAAAAAGCTGCTGCGTCAGCGCAAGAAGGAGTTCGTGGAAATCTACGAGCCCTTCAAACCGCAGCAATCCGTGGAGCAGGCGCACCGCTGCCTGGGCTGCGGCAACCCGTATTGCGAGTGGAAGTGCCCGGTGCACAACTTCATCCCCAACTGGCTGAAGCTGGTCTCCGAAGGCAACATCCTGGCCGCGGCTGAACTGTCGCACCAGACCAACACCCTGCCGGAAGTGTGCGGTCGCGTGTGCCCGCAGGACCGTCTGTGCGAAGGTGCCTGCACCCTGAACGACGGTTTCGGCGCGGTGACCATCGGCTCGGTGGAGAAGTACATCACCGACACCGCCTTCGCCATGGGCTGGCGCCCGGACATGTCCAAGGTCAAGCCGACCGGCAAGCGCGTCGCCATCATCGGCGCCGGCCCTGCCGGTCTTGGCTGCGCCGATGTGCTGGTGCGTGCCGGCGTGACCCCGGTGGTATTCGACAAGAATCCGGAAATCGGTGGCCTGCTGACCTTCGGCATCCCCGAGTTCAAGCTGGAAAAGACCGTGCTGAGCAACCGCCGCGAAGTCTTCACCGGCATGGGCATCGAGTTCCGCCTGAACACCGAGGTGGGCAAGGACATCAGCATGGAGCAGTTGCTCGCCGAGTACGACGCAGTGTTCATGGGCATGGGTACCTACACCTACATGAAGGGCGGCTTCCCGGGCGAGGACCTGCCGGGCGTGCACGACGCGCTGGACTTCCTGATCGCCAACGTCAACCGCAACCTGGGCTTTGAAAAATCGCCGGAAGACTTCGTCGACATGCAGGGCAAAAAGGTCGTGGTGCTGGGTGGTGGCGATACGGCGATGGACTGCAACCGTACCTCGATCCGCCAGGGCGCCAAGTCGGTGACCTGTGCCTACCGCCGTGACGAAGCCAACATGCCGGGCTCGCGCAAAGAGGTGAAGAACGCCAAGGAAGAGGGCGTGAAATTCCTCTACAACCGCCAGCCCATTGCCATTGTCGGCGAGGACAAGGTCGAGGGCGTGAAGGTGGTCGAGACCCGTCTCGGTGAGCCGGATGCCCGTGGTCGCCGCAGCCCCGAGCCGATCCCGGGCTCCGAGGAAATCCTGCCGGCCGATGCCGTGGTGATCGCTTTTGGCTTCCGTCCGAGCCCGGCGTCGTGGTTCGAACAGCATGATATCCAGCTGGACAGCCAGGGCCGTGTGGTGGCCCCAGAGAAGGGCAAGTTCAAGCACCAGACCAGCAACCCGAAAGTGTTCGCCGGTGGCGACATGGTGCGGGGGTCGGATCTGGTGGTGACGGCTATTTTCGAGGGTCGTACGGCTGCCGAGGGAATCCTGGACTACCTCGAGGTCTGA